The Mycolicibacterium aromaticivorans JS19b1 = JCM 16368 DNA segment CAGACGGCGATCAGCAAGCCGGAACGGAGGTCGCCTGAAACACGCCGATCCACAGGTATTGACAATTCCTCGTACTTGTCATGGCATGCCACAGGCAGGTTGGGCTCGCGCAGCACCGCTCGCGCGACGGCGAGAGCGTCAATAGGGTCGGACTTGCCCCAGGTTCGTGCCGACGCCCGGTGGCGTGCGGTGAGCTTGCTCGGAACACGCACAACGGCCTCGCCTGCATCCATAAGGTCGGCTTCCAAACGTCGCGTCAAGCCACGAACGTCCTCGATACCCCAGAGTCGGGTGCCAGGGCAGGACACCCGCGCCCATTGCAGCAACGCCAGATGTCCGGCTGTAGTTGCTTCGACTGTCTTCGAGGCTAATTTGCGGCCGTTTGCATCGGATGCGACGGCGGTGTGTGAGCGTCGATGTGCGTCGACTCCCAGGACGAATTCCACCCGATATCAACACCTTTCTCAAAGGAGGCGAACCGGACCCCGACAGGGCAGACCACTACTGAGCCAACCGCAGATGCGGCGGCATTCGCTGGTTGAGCCACAGCGTCGAGGCCCGGCGCGCTGGGCGAACCCATGCCTCCACCGAGCATCCGGGCAGACTTCTATTGAGCCAATCGGCCGCACTAGCACCAGCTAACGACAGTCGGTGAATAGAGCCACGTCCGCTCGAAGAGACGCTCTGACCGTAGGTCGAATGCCGGGTTCTCGCAACGGGACCCGCAAACCACGGAACTCGACTTCGAGCGGACCCGTCCCGCCCAGACGCGCCGGCGTGGGACGCCAGATGGTCGAGTGTTCCCGCGTGCCTGGGCTTCCGACTCAGGGCACTTGTAGCATCACACGTCGGCAGTACCATCGATTTCGTGGGATGGACCGACCTCCCAGGAACCGGACGAGATCAACGACGGCTGTCAGTTGCCGCCGCGCTCCGGGACGAATTCTCCGACGTAGTGGCGCTTGATGCGAGCATCGCGAAAGGCCGGGCTTATCTCGCGGTTCGAGCGCCGGACGGCCAGGTTCGCCCGCTCTTCCTGCTCCTGTACAGAGAACGCGACGGCACGGTCATGTGGAAAGACCTCTCCGTGGCCGAGTCCCCCCGCGCTGGCCCCCGAGTAGCGGAAGCACTGACTACCTGGGAGGAGTGAGCGCTCGCTCTTCTGTTTGCCAACTACATACTGGTACTGGGGCAGTAAAGCAGTGATGCGGAAATACTGCTTTACAGTAAGACGGCGGACGTGCATAATTGCGGTATGGCTTTTCACGGTTTTGTGGCGGTTCAGGCTCGAGGGGTCGTGGCGCTACCTGCAGACGTTCGGCGTCGGCTGCATCTGGATGAGTCGGGCGCACAGGTTGAGATCACCGAGCGTGAAGACGGTGTCCTGGAGCTTCGGCCAGCCCTCCCGATCCCCGCTGATCAGCGCTGGTTCTGGCAGGAACGCTGGCAGCAGCGCGAAAAGGAAGTCGACGACCACGTTGCGGCTGGGCGCGTCACTGTTCATGACAGCGGCGAATCCCTTGCAGCGCACTTGGATCGGCTCGACGCCGAGTCCCGCTCGGACGACGCGGCGGCTGAGGTCTCGCCGTCGTCGTGAAGTTCGAAACGACCCCGTCGTTCGACGGCGATGTTCGACGGCTCAAGCCCGAGCATCGTGCTGCGTTTCTTAACGTGGTGAAGACGAAGTTCATCGCGGCGTGCGACGCCTACGCTGCGGATCCCGCTACCCCGTGGCCGCGGGCACTGCGGGTGAAGTCTGTGCAGAGCGCACCCGGGGTCTTGGAGATGACGTGGTCGTTTTCTAGCCCGGACGGTCGCGCGACGTTCGAGTTCGTCACCGTCGATGGCGAATTGCGTTGCCGATGGCGGCGCGTCGGTGATCACGACGTCTTTAAGTCGCCGTGATGGATACCATGAGTTCGGCCGGAGAATGCTACGTGGCGAATAGGTTGCCGCCCAACGGATTCGGCACGCGAACGCGTGCCGGGATAGTGAACGGCTTACGCCATATTGGTGGCGGTGCGGGGATGACCGGTGGTCGGGAAAGGCACGGGTGAAGCGGGTCATGCTCGGTCCGGGTACTGCGACTCCCCAAAGCCTGAGGTGACCAATCATGTTGACACTGCGCGATTATCAGGCCGCCGCGGTGGCCGCTGTCGATCGCATGGACGCCCGCGCTCAGGTCGTCGCAGGATGCGGCACCGGCAAGACCCTCATGGCGGTTCACTCGGTGGCCAAGCTGCTCGCCGGCCAGCCGGGATCGGTCGTGCTGACGTTTCCGACCCTGGGGCTGCTGGAGCAGACGTATCAGGTGTGGCGTGCTGAGGCGCCGTTTCCGTTCTCGGCGTTGGCTGTGTGCTCCCAACACATCGTCGATACGGAAGACATCGTCAGTAAGGAGCTCTCTGTAGAGAGCACCACTTCGGCCGAGAATCTTGCCCAGTGGCTTGCCGCGACCAGCGGGGTGCGTGTGGTGTTCGCGACCTACCAGTCGGTCAGCGTACTTACTGCCGCTCATGCCATCTTCGGTGCAGCGCCCTTTACGGTGATGGTGTGCGATGAAGCTCATCGCACGGCGGGTCGTCGCGGCAAGCCGTTCTCGGCGGTGCTCGACGACCGCAAGATCCCCGCCGAGCATCGGCTGTTCTTCACCGCGACCCCGAAGGTCCACGAGGGTGCCGAGCGAACGCATAGCCGCGCGGTGGCCTCGATGGATAATCCTGACCTCTACGGCCCGCGTGTGTACACCTTGTCCACCCGAGAGGCCATCGACCGCGGCATTCTGGCGCCCTTCAAAGTCGCGGTGATCGCGGTCGCCGATTCCACGGTCGCCTCCGCGCTCAAGGATTTGCGGCTCATTCGGTTAGCCGCCGGCCAGCAAGACAGCGTCCGCGCCGATCATGTGGCCGCTGCCATCGCCTTGACTCACGCGGCCCGCGACTACCAGCTCTCCAGCGTGTTGGCGTTCCACAACACGATCGCCGCGAGCAAGGACTTCGCCGCAACGTTCACCCAGACCCACGCACTGCTGCGGGCCCGCGGCCTGGATGACCAGCGGGCCGCAGGCATCACCCATATCGACGGCTCGTCGTCGCTGCGTGAGCGCAAGGCCGCCGCCGACGACATCCTTGGACGCCGCCTCCCCGACCGCTGGAATATCGTCACCAACGCCAGATGCATCACCGAAGGCATCGACATACCGGCCCTCGACGCGGTGTTCTTCGCCGAGCCGCGGTCCTCCGATGTCGACGTCGCCCAGGCCGTCGGCCGTGCCATCCGCAAAAACCCCCACCACGACCGTCCATCGCTGATCGTGCTCGCCCTCACCGTGGACGACAGTCTCGACGCCGAAAGTGCCCTCAGCGTAAGCCAATTCAAAAAGGCTCGGCAGGTGCTGGCCGCTTTGCAGCGCCACGATCCCACCATCGCCGCTGACCTCGCTCGGCTACGCGAGGTGCTTACTGATCCTCTCGACGACGCTGGCCCAGACACCTCGACCGACCTCATCGACATCGTCATCCCGACCGACCTTCCGCCCCGGCTCATCGAGCAGTTTCTGCGCGCTTTCAGCATCCACGCCGTGGAATCGCTCGCCCAGCGGTTCGAAGAGAATTTCGCTGCACTCGTTGACTACGCCGACGAACACGGCCACGCCCGTCCCCCGAGCGACTACCTCACCCCCGGAGGGAAAGCGTTGGGTAGGTGGGTCAACGATCAGCGAAAGATGTACAAGCGCAATCGCATGCCGGCATCGCGGATACAGCGGTTCGAAGCGCTACCGGGATGGGCGTGGGACACCCTCGACGCCCGTTGGGAATCGGCGTTTGCAGAGTTGGCTGCCTACGCCGAGGAATATGGGCACCCCCACCCGCCGCGCATGACGCACCGAGCCCTCAATCAGTGGGTTACCACGCAACGCCGACCGCACGTGCGCCAGCGCTTAACCGAGGTCCGCCGCAAACGGCTCGAAGATCTCCCTGGCTGGTCCTGGGAACCCCGCCAATCCCGCGTCTGGGACACCAACTTCGAGGCACTAGCGGCCTACGCTGCGGCGCACGGCAACGCCATCCCACCGGCTGACTACGTCACCGACAGCGGGATAGCCCTCGGCGAGTGGGCGCACGAAATTCGCAGCCCCGCCCGACGCGCCAAACTTTCCGCGAGTAACCGAGCCCGCCTCGAATCGCTGCCGGGGTGGTCGTGGCGGGCACCGCGTTCATCGAGGGCAGCTCCGACGCGCCAGCGCAACAGCTGGGAGGAAAACTTCGCCGCACTGGCGGCCTACGCCGCCGAGCACGGCCACACCTCGCCGCCCAGAACCGCTCCTGACAACGGCGTCGGCCGTTTGAGTAAGTGGGCGTCGTTGCAGCGCGTCAGATACCACCGCGGGCGCCTCAGCCCGGCCTACGCCGCACGCCTTGAATCACTGCCAGGCTGGGCCTGGAGCGCAGCAGAGGCCCGCTGGGAACAGAACTTCACCGCCCTGGCCGCCTACGCCGCCATCCACGGCCACACTGACCCGCCACCGACCCTTCTCTCTGATAGCGGTGACGCCGTCTCAGAGTGGGTGCGCAGGATGCGCAAAGTAGCTCGCGCCGGCCGCCTCGACTCCGCCCGTGCCGCCCGCTTGGAGGCCCTCCCCGGATGGTCGACGGCACCGCGACGCGGCGAAAAGAGAGGATGGGACCCGAACTTCGATGAGCTGCTTGCCTACGTCGCTGAGCACGCACACGCCAGCCCGCCGCAGTCCTACCGCACACCCGCCGGCACAGCGCTGGGAGTCTGGGTGTCCAACCAACGCAAGGAGTACCGAAACGGATCGATGGCTCGCAATGAGCCCCACCGTATTGCTCGCCTCGAATCGCTCCCGGGCTGGCGCTGGAACACCTTTGACGCTCTGTGGGAGAACGGCTTTAGTGAGCTGCAGCGCTACGCCACAGAGCATGGGACTGCCACGCCGGTGAAAGCATACGTGGCGGCCTCTGGGCACAAACTCGGTCAGTGGGCCCAGGACCAGCGCCGCAACTATCGCCGCGGCCAACTGGCCGAGCATCGCGCGCAGCGCCTAGAAACGCTCCCTGGGTGGCGGTGGTAGTGACCGCACACGCGGTATAGCTGTTGCGCGAAATCACAGCGGCAGGCAAGTACTGCATGGCCTCACCTTCGAGGTGGTCGTAGCGTGGAGGTGTGCACCATGACGGCCCGCCCCAGACACCTCTACGCCTAGTGAGCAGTGCGCGTGACCGTGCCATCGCACCGGATGCCGAACTGACCGATGCACATCTGACCATCGCGGACGTCGCCAAAGCGTGCGGGCTTCCGCAGCCGGTGATCGCTCAGCTCGTTCCCCGCACGTGGACCGATGTCGGCTGGATGTA contains these protein-coding regions:
- a CDS encoding IS110 family transposase, which translates into the protein MEFVLGVDAHRRSHTAVASDANGRKLASKTVEATTAGHLALLQWARVSCPGTRLWGIEDVRGLTRRLEADLMDAGEAVVRVPSKLTARHRASARTWGKSDPIDALAVARAVLREPNLPVACHDKYEELSIPVDRRVSGDLRSGLLIAV
- a CDS encoding DEAD/DEAH box helicase, which produces MLTLRDYQAAAVAAVDRMDARAQVVAGCGTGKTLMAVHSVAKLLAGQPGSVVLTFPTLGLLEQTYQVWRAEAPFPFSALAVCSQHIVDTEDIVSKELSVESTTSAENLAQWLAATSGVRVVFATYQSVSVLTAAHAIFGAAPFTVMVCDEAHRTAGRRGKPFSAVLDDRKIPAEHRLFFTATPKVHEGAERTHSRAVASMDNPDLYGPRVYTLSTREAIDRGILAPFKVAVIAVADSTVASALKDLRLIRLAAGQQDSVRADHVAAAIALTHAARDYQLSSVLAFHNTIAASKDFAATFTQTHALLRARGLDDQRAAGITHIDGSSSLRERKAAADDILGRRLPDRWNIVTNARCITEGIDIPALDAVFFAEPRSSDVDVAQAVGRAIRKNPHHDRPSLIVLALTVDDSLDAESALSVSQFKKARQVLAALQRHDPTIAADLARLREVLTDPLDDAGPDTSTDLIDIVIPTDLPPRLIEQFLRAFSIHAVESLAQRFEENFAALVDYADEHGHARPPSDYLTPGGKALGRWVNDQRKMYKRNRMPASRIQRFEALPGWAWDTLDARWESAFAELAAYAEEYGHPHPPRMTHRALNQWVTTQRRPHVRQRLTEVRRKRLEDLPGWSWEPRQSRVWDTNFEALAAYAAAHGNAIPPADYVTDSGIALGEWAHEIRSPARRAKLSASNRARLESLPGWSWRAPRSSRAAPTRQRNSWEENFAALAAYAAEHGHTSPPRTAPDNGVGRLSKWASLQRVRYHRGRLSPAYAARLESLPGWAWSAAEARWEQNFTALAAYAAIHGHTDPPPTLLSDSGDAVSEWVRRMRKVARAGRLDSARAARLEALPGWSTAPRRGEKRGWDPNFDELLAYVAEHAHASPPQSYRTPAGTALGVWVSNQRKEYRNGSMARNEPHRIARLESLPGWRWNTFDALWENGFSELQRYATEHGTATPVKAYVAASGHKLGQWAQDQRRNYRRGQLAEHRAQRLETLPGWRW